A stretch of DNA from Patescibacteria group bacterium:
AGCTTCCTTTGTTTTCTTGTTTCTTCCACAAATATACAAACCCCGACCATATAATTACCAACGTAGCACCAAATAACAATGTCATATTAATCGTATCATTCCATCCCGGCCAGATCCCGTTCCAAAGATGGGCGTATAATTCGCGCAGGGGCGTTTCCAAAAAGAAAATAGATAGGGATATGATACCAAAATAATTTATCAACTTCATTTTATTTCTGAAAAAACTTTCCCTTTTTGGAGAATCAACTAGAGCCTGTGTCCCTAAAATGATCAATATGAATATGCCAAGCTGTGCAAGCATAATAGAATACCAAGTCCAATCAATAGTCCGCTCCAGCATGGTGTCGGGCAACATGAACATAACCGTTACACCTGTTATCAGCCAAAATAAACCGAATATATATGCAAATCTTTTTTTGAAATGCTGCCATCCTCCCGAGGAAAAAATACCGAATGCAGCACCAATATATCCGAAACCGATGTATGGAATAATAGGGTTATTTTTGTTGATAAACTGACTTACTAACCACACCATAAAATTATTCCCGGTTTTGATATAGTTTTCATACCACTCAAAAAGCGGGATTCTAACCGCCGATGATAAAACGATCAAACTGCCCATGACTAATAACACTTTTGCAAATTTGTATTTATTCTCTGCCCGGGGTTTAAATAGCCAAACCATTAAAGATAAAAATACTAAATTCCAACCCATCATAGCCAGAGCATCCAGATAAACAAAACGCTCGAATGAAAATGAAGGGAATTGCCCCCTCATCAAAAGACCATCAATCATGGAAGTCAGAAAACTCCTGGAATCAAACTCGATGATTGCCGGTCCGATAAAAACAAAATAAATGGAAGCTAGTATTAATAATATCGCTCCTTTAAAAAATATACCCTTGGCAAATGTATTTTTATTTTCACCTTCATCCAAACGGTTAGATAAACGATACGCATACCCAAAGCCAGAAATTATTGCAAATAGTCCCGCCCACATCAGTAAGAAACCAATAATAGTGACTACGAGCGGGG
This window harbors:
- a CDS encoding acyltransferase; this translates as MNKRILSLDLIRGVGIMGVVFLHAALYHFAGIFDLDMDNPPLVVTIIGFLLMWAGLFAIISGFGYAYRLSNRLDEGENKNTFAKGIFFKGAILLILASIYFVFIGPAIIEFDSRSFLTSMIDGLLMRGQFPSFSFERFVYLDALAMMGWNLVFLSLMVWLFKPRAENKYKFAKVLLVMGSLIVLSSAVRIPLFEWYENYIKTGNNFMVWLVSQFINKNNPIIPYIGFGYIGAAFGIFSSGGWQHFKKRFAYIFGLFWLITGVTVMFMLPDTMLERTIDWTWYSIMLAQLGIFILIILGTQALVDSPKRESFFRNKMKLINYFGIISLSIFFLETPLRELYAHLWNGIWPGWNDTINMTLLFGATLVIIWSGFVYLWKKQENKGSLEWLLGKFYRGMKVRSEKAYKIEDQ